From Capricornis sumatraensis isolate serow.1 chromosome 19, serow.2, whole genome shotgun sequence:
aggaaaaaaacccacaaaaacagaACGCTCTACAGTACCCTTTTCCTCTACACAGTAGGCATGGTGGCTGGCAGGTCTCTCTGGGATGAGGAAGGAAAATTTAGGATGATCGTCTTGGCTTTACACGCCACCTAAATGTGACGGGGAACTGACATTTACTGACATTTACAGGGCATCTACCGGGGTCTCTGTATTTTAGATAAAAGCCTTAAGTCACTTTGTGAAATGTAAGTATGATTATCCCCATCTAACAAAGAGGGAAATTGAGACTGCAGTCAAGACTTGGAACAATCTTATCAAATCCTGGTGGACTTTTTCAACAGCAAAAGTCAGAAACCCAACTCAAACTAACTTCAGCAACAAGGAGAATTTGTTGGCTCATGGAGTGTAAAAGTCTAGACATAATGCTTTCCATGTGGTTGCCCCCAGGtcaggttgtttatttttgttttgttttcgtatctatttttctttatttacttatttggctacaccaggtcttagtttcagcatgcaggatctagttccctgaccagggattgaacctgggtcccctgcattgggagcatagagtctaagctactggaccaccagggaagtccccaccccCCAGTTTTGATTCCCTTTTTCAGGTAGGCCCTTCTGCTTGGGTGGCAAAATGACCACTAACAGCACCCACAGTGACTGTCCCTTTTTCAGTGGTTCCAGCAAAGTCCTGAGCCTGCTCCTCACTGGCCTGCACGTGGTCACGTCCTTGAACCACTCACTGTGATGACCATTTAAACCTGCACACGTGCCCATCTCTAGAGGGGCATGGAGGTCATGGCCACCCGAACTAAGGAAGGGAGAGCAGCATCTACAAAATACGGCTGTCTCATGGGAGCAATACATGTGGTCAGCAGGCAGTGGCAGGTCCCTGCCGGTGATGGCACTGGTGGCCCATGTGCTTTAGGAGCTTTATTTCAGACCCctcaacacacatacatactactTGCTTGACAGGCTACAGCAAAGCCCAGATCTGTTGCATACCACTCACCAGTGTCACCACCCAATGAACAGgtacactttgttgttgtttagtcgctcagtcatgtccgactttttgagaccccatggactgtaccctgccaggctcctctatccatggggattctccaggcaaagatagtggagtgggttgccatgtccttctccaggggattttctcaggccatgtctcttgcatctcctgcattggctggtgggttctttaccaccgcagcacctgggaagccgcaACCAGGCATACTAGCTCTGCGAAAATTTCCTTGCTCTTTTCCTGTGctccagtgtcctcatctgtggaATAGCTACAGGTGCCCCACCACCTGCCCAGCTTGCCTGTGGATCTGAGGCTAAAATGACTTGAAATTAGGtgttggatttatttttttaaaacattttattttttagcaatgTATATAAATAGCATTCTCCTTTAACCTTTTGACCTTTCCTCAGGGCATGTGCAATTCTATCTAGGTTCCTGAACCTGGATGGAACCCgcattggaagcctggagtcttaaccaccagggaagcgccccCAGTTGGTGAATTTAAAGCCTTAAACACGGGCCCGGCTCGTCTGGTTGCTCCGTATATATGTGCTTCTCCACCATGACAGTTCTGACCCCTGGGAGCTGCGAGGGCGGCCAGCGGCGACAAGAGCCGGGCAGGATCCGCCGCTGAtgccatcctccccacccccctccccacgccCACCCCACTTCCAGCAGGCCTGCGCGCAGCCCGCTCCGGACCAGCCCCCCACGGTGAGGGGACGCGCCACCCAGCGTGTCTGTCCCTGCTCAGCTGTCGCATAGGCGATGCGCCCGCGGGGAAGCACACCGGCCCCGGAGTCACACCCAGGTCCCAGTCTCAACGCGGCCCCTGATCGTCCTCAACTTCCCATCCTCCAAACGGCCGCGCTAACGGCTTAGCTCAACAGGTTAGCAGAGAACTGACAGCGCGCCCTCGCCCAGGGCTCACCTACCTGGGAGCcgctctctgccctcctcccggTGGGTGCGAGCGGGGCCCCCCAGGAAGGGAGTGGGgtgcgggaggggtgggaggcGCCCCTTCCCATCTCCAGCCCTCTTATTAGCGGGGACGTGTTAATGGAAATTCACACCCAGGTGCTAATAAACAGTGGGCCGCTCCTGGGCTGGAGAGCGAGGGGAGGCGCAccccaggggagggggctggccGATGAGCCCCACTTATCTATGAAAAGACTTGCTAATAACTTTAATTCCCCATCCTAAACCACGGGGCCTTTACTATGCAAATAGATTTTTCTAAACTGGGCagggtcctggagaagacttccCACTCAGTTCCTTAGGGCcctgggagggaagagagagttgGGGGCGGAGGCGCGGGAAAGGGGGCGGATCAGTGAAGGTGTGAGGTCCCGccccctgcagggcctctgcTTTTGGATCCCACTCCCTACAACCAAATGCTGGCGAGGGTGCGCCAGGACTCCTGAATTACACACGGtgacccccaccccactctgAGTTACTGCCCCTCCTGGCCTGGGCCAGAGCATTGGGAATGATCTCTGAAGTGGTTTCAAAACAAATCAATATCAACCTATAAACAGATAAACGGTGCTACAcgcatgcagtggaatattactgagcaaaaaatataaatgaagtactgatacacgaGAAAATACGATGCTTTCATTCATATGAaagtccagaataggcaaatctgtaGAGCTAGAAGAAAGCAGATGAGTGGGCTGGGCTGGAGAAGAGCGGGATGGAGTAACAGGGAATCACTGCTAAATGGTTACAGGGTCTCTTTTGAGGGGTAGTAAAAATGACCCAAAAtaagacagtggtgatggttaccTAACTATGAATATACTAAGACCATTGAATTATGTACTTGAATGCATTTCATGGTataaattgtatctcaataaaggtattttttaaaaatgccaaggTCAGTATTTCAAAGACGCTTGAGGCGGGCAGAGGAGGAGAACTGAGCATTCATAGACGGCTGAGAGACCCCTTACCCCACCTCACCAACCCCCAGGCTTGACTGCTCACCAGACCCccggactgaacccaggtttccccttCCCCCATACAGCATTTCCCTCATCTGAATCCAAGCCTAGATCCAGGTCAGTTCTGTGGATCTGGATACAACCGATGGACCTCTCATCTTGGCCTGAGCCAGGCCTCTGGGAGGTCACAGCTATTTAAAATTGGGACTGACCCACCTGTGTTATGTCCCTAAACATGGGAGAGAAACCACAGTGAAGGGAgatgggagaatcccagggtctaGGCCTTGATGCTCCAGCACAAGGGCAGTAGACTCATGCAGTGAGCCCTTGGAGCTGGCGTCCTGTCAGACCCCAGAAAGAATGGAGCAGGCAAAACCCAACCAGGCCCGAGAGCTCGGATTCTGGAAGTCATATCTGGGTTTGAGTGCTGATCCTTGGTTTATCCTTCTGCAAAATAATTACTTAGGAATAAAATGTGTAAAGACCCGGTGCACAGTAAGTATGCACTAATGAACGCATTTTCTACAGAGATACTTGGTTTTATCCAGGTTCAAAGAAAAGGTGGACAGACTCAGCTTGCGGCCGCTTTCTCAAATGAAACCCCGCCCCCTTCAGGAGGGCCCATCGGGAATAAGGGGGTGCTAAAACGGGGCTGGGGGCAAGGAGGAAGGGGTCTGAGGCTGTGTGCTTTGGGGACTCCCAAATCCCTGACGTCctttggaggaggggagggaagcttTGTGTCCCTGTGAAGGAAGAACTTGCCAACTGACACCAGCACAGAGTTtattcacaaataaataaatacatactagGCAGACCTCCTGCCTGTCTCCAAGTGTCTACCCTCTGAGTCCCTCCATCGCGGGAGGGGTTGCAGAAGTCCGTCCTAGGTGGGGACCGGCTCTCACTTTCAGCGATGCCCATGCCGGTATCTCCGGTGCCCTCTTTCAGGAAAGGGAGTCTGGAGAAGGACCGCTTCGAAGGCGCGGAGGCCAAAAAGGCGTCGGTGCTCACAGAATTGGGCGCCAGATGTTCGCCGTCACTTCAACTTCTCAGGCCGGCGGCCACTCCAGGGGCAAGAGGGGCATCGAGGTCTCCAGCAGGGCCAGTACGTCGCCGGGAAAGAGCTGGAGGAGACAGGAGACAGCCTGGTCCTCAGCGTGAGGCCGCCGAGCCTGGGTGTCCGCGCTCGCTAGCTCCGCTCTCGGGGGGCCTTCGGCGTCCCCAgtgtccccctccctcccctcgccGCTCGGGCGCCCCGCGCACGCCAACCGTGTTGCTCCAGAGAGGGAGCAGGCGAGCCGGACCGCCGGTGGGGGAGCCCCACAGGGGCTGGTCCCCGGAGTGTGAGGTGGGGATATGAGACGGTAGGTAGTGCCACCCCACGACGGCGCTGAGCCGGGAGGGAGTTCCGCGCGAAGGAGGGCGATACTAACCGGGGATGAGGGGCTCGGCTCCATCGCCGGTCCTTCCGGGCACGCCGCCCCGCGGTCGTAAAGCACCGGAGGGTCGCGCAGCTCGGGCGCTGCCAGGGCTccggggcgggcgggcggggaccCCCAGGACACCGCGGCGCCGGCGGCCGGGCCGGAGCAGCAGCCTCGCGTCTGTGCCTCCGCGGGGCCGCCGTCGGGGCACAGCGCGCAGCCCCGAGGGGGCGCCGCGTCGCCGCGTTGCCGGCGCCGGCGCTGCAGGCTGTCCTCGCTGAGGCCCAGCACGGCCGACAGGTGTCCGATGTAGCGGATGGCCAGGCGCAGCGTCTCGATCTTGGTCAGGCTCTGGCCGACGGGCGCCACGGATGGAGGCAGGAAGCGGCGCAGCTCGTGGAGGGCGCGGGCGAGCGTGCGCATGCGCAGCTTCTCGCGCTCGCTGGCGCTCTGCCGCTGCCCGGCGCCCAGGCGGCCTCCCCGCGCGCCTCGCCTCCCAGCTGCAGGGGCGCGGAGGGCGGCGCGGGTGGCCGAGCTCCTGGGGCTCGGCACGGGGCTGCAGGCCGGGACGCTGCCCCAAGAGTCCGGGGACGAAGCGGGGGAGCAGCCGCAGTCCGCGTCTGCGGCCGGCGGCGGCTGAGCTGGGCCCCAGCCTGCCGCGAGCATCCAGGACTCAGAGAGCGGAGGGCACAGGGACTGGGCCATGGCAGCGGCGGCGTGTCTGGGGGCCAGCGGCCGGCGACTGCTTTATCCCCGAGCCCCGAAGTGTGAAGTGGCCTCTTCCAGGCCGCATCAGCACTTCAAAGGGGGCTCGGGGGCCTGGCGGGGGCGGGGCTTGACCCTTTGAACCAACGTCGGGGTGGGGGTTGCGGGGGGGCGAAGGTGTCGGCCTGTTGGCTGCGCCAGGTTGGCCCCACCTGGGCCCTCGCATGGACACCTGACCCGGACACTCCGGCCTTCTGCTCGCGCCAGTGGCAGGCGCTGTCCAGGGTGTTGGACCAGCTCAGCAGGCTAAAGGAAGCCAGGTCAGGGAACTGCAAGTTCTGGTACCTAGGTTTGGGGCTGCCTTCTTGTTTTCTtgagggttttcctggtggctcagcagtaaagaatctgcctgccaatgcaagagacatgggttcgatccctggtccaggaagatcccacacgcctcggaGTAACTAAGCTCAGTGCACCACATCTATTGTGCCTGTGCTCCAGATAGAGCCCGGGagcggcaactactgaagcccccgcGCACCCTAGAGCcggggctctgcaacaagagaagccgccgcaatgagaagagcccacgcagcaaccaagacccagcacagccagaaataaataaatgcttaaaaaaaagttttatttagccTTCGTTTCCAGTTTGTATAatgggggagaaggaaatggcaacccactccagtattctttcctggagactcccatggacagaggagcgtggcaggttaatacagcccatggggtggcacagagtcggacatgactgagtgactaacaggcACACTGTGGCAGCAAGTCCCTGGACTCCTGTAGAGGCCAGGAGGGAGTGGAGCCCTGACTGCacgttcctcctccagggcagacTGGTCCTGGGtgcagccttccctggtggtggtgaGTGGGAGAGATGAAGCTATCCTAGGTAAATCCAGCAAGCTGGCAGGATCTGGGCAGGCTGGTGAACCATCTGAGCTGGAGGAGAGGAGCCCTGCTGCCCTCTAGGACACCCTCAGCCTGGCAGGGTCAAGGGCTTGGCCTGTTGCCACAGCTGCCACCTCTGGCCTTTAGCTGGTATCCCACCACTTTGGGGCAGGTATAACGGGTTTTGCCAATGAAATGTGAGTGACAATGACACAGAAAAAGCACTTAAGAAAATTCAgagtaattccctggtggtccagtggttaggactcagcactcttACTGCAGGGAccccaggttctatccctcatcaggaaataagatcccacaagccacagcatggcaaaaaacaaaaaacaaaaaacacccctTCATGATAAAACTTTTCAGCAAATTTAGGCTAAAGGAGAACTTTCTCAGTCTGATGAAAGGCATCCTCAGGGAACCTACAGCTCACAGCATACTAAATAGGGAAAGACTGAAAGATTTCCTTCAAAACTCAGAACAAGGCGAGGATGTTGGCTCCTACCCATACCTTGTCAATGTTGGGAGGTGGGGGTCTCACCTGtggaataaggaaagaaaaataaaaggcatatggattggaaaggaagaaataaaactgtctacATTTATGGACAACATGATTGTCCACATGGGAAAGCTCAGAGTGTCTGCATCGCCTGCCTGACCCCTTGGGTCTGAGTTTACACGTTGTCACAATAGCTCCTTCAAGCATGGAAGTCTGCTCTCCAGCTGGACTGTGAAGTATTTGGTGTCTGGTATCATGTCTTCCAAAGAAGTGGTGTCTAGGGTTTCTTTCAGAGGTCTACTGTTTTGCATCCCCCAGGCTTCCAGTTCTGTGAGACTCATGGGTGAGCTGCTTTGTAGCAAAGAAAGCCAAGTGACTTGGTACCTTCTTCCTGAGCATCTTTGCTCACCACTACCCATCTCCCcttgtctcctttctcttctacTGCCCTTGGCCTCTTCTAACACCCTCTATACCCCCTACTCTGCAGTCTGTCCCAGCAGCCCCAGATGCTTATGCCCATGATCACATATAGGAGAGACAGTGCCAACACACCCCTGGAGAGAAGGGGTAGACTCCATGCCATGAGCACATGCCACAGGGCCCATTGGCTCCATAGGAGAGCCTGGGCTACAAGGACCCTCCCAGGCCTGCAGCTGTCAGCATGGTCTGCCCTGTCTGGATCCTGGACAATGGATGGGGTTCTAGATTCAAGCCAAGAACCTGGCATTAGACCCCCCCCAAATCCCACTTGACTGGAGctaacaaacagtggaaacaggttGTAGGAGGAGGTGCAGAGTCAAAGCTGGTCAGGTAGGAGGGGTGGGATCCCAAGGGGCTCTGGGCATGCTGTTGCCAACCTCTGAATGTCAACAAATTCCTCCAGTTCCCATACAATTCTGATTTCCACTTTGTAGCTAATAATTGAGAAAACTCAGAATGaccaggcttcccgggtggctcagacagtaaagaatccacttgcaatgcaggagacccagggtttgatccttgggttgggaagatatcctggaaaaggaaatggctacccgatccagtattcttgcctggagatcccatggatataggagcctagtgggctacagtccatggggtcacacagaa
This genomic window contains:
- the MESP1 gene encoding mesoderm posterior protein 1, encoding MAQSLCPPLSESWMLAAGWGPAQPPPAADADCGCSPASSPDSWGSVPACSPVPSPRSSATRAALRAPAAGRRGARGGRLGAGQRQSASEREKLRMRTLARALHELRRFLPPSVAPVGQSLTKIETLRLAIRYIGHLSAVLGLSEDSLQRRRRQRGDAAPPRGCALCPDGGPAEAQTRGCCSGPAAGAAVSWGSPPARPGALAAPELRDPPVLYDRGAACPEGPAMEPSPSSPLFPGDVLALLETSMPLLPLEWPPA